One genomic window of Psychrobacillus sp. INOP01 includes the following:
- a CDS encoding 1,4-dihydroxy-2-naphthoate polyprenyltransferase, which produces MSHEFQADKGWRVWWKLTRPHTLTASFAPVFLGTMIALYEAKIDWLLFIAMLLACLLIQAATNMFNEYYDFVRGLDSEESVGIGGAIVRNGVKPKTVMQLALLLYLIAAVLGIYICYESSWLLLVVGAVSMAVGYFYTGGPYPISSTPFGELFSGLFMGMLIVLIAVYIQVGSVPLFAVLLSVPSALLVAAIMLSNNIRDLVEDTAGGRKTMAILVGRKNAITILASYFVLSYLWIIGLVVLQVITPWSLLVLLSLKKPIHAIKLFKQTENPVQVAPAMKDTALTNTIFVFLLGIGLLIGYYL; this is translated from the coding sequence ATGTCACACGAATTTCAAGCAGACAAAGGGTGGCGCGTTTGGTGGAAATTAACAAGACCACATACCCTAACTGCCTCATTTGCACCAGTTTTTCTTGGCACAATGATTGCCCTATACGAGGCAAAGATTGACTGGCTATTATTTATCGCTATGTTATTAGCTTGTCTATTGATACAAGCTGCTACAAATATGTTTAACGAATATTATGATTTTGTACGAGGTCTCGATAGCGAGGAATCGGTAGGAATCGGTGGAGCAATTGTCCGTAATGGTGTAAAACCCAAAACTGTTATGCAATTAGCTCTATTACTATATTTAATAGCAGCCGTATTAGGAATCTATATTTGTTATGAAAGCTCTTGGCTATTGTTAGTAGTCGGTGCAGTTTCTATGGCAGTGGGATATTTCTACACAGGTGGTCCCTATCCTATTTCTAGTACTCCCTTTGGAGAACTATTTAGTGGATTGTTCATGGGGATGCTTATTGTTTTAATTGCTGTTTATATTCAAGTAGGTTCAGTACCATTATTTGCAGTTTTATTATCTGTACCAAGTGCCCTTCTTGTTGCTGCGATAATGCTTTCTAATAATATTCGCGATTTAGTAGAAGACACTGCAGGTGGCCGAAAAACGATGGCTATATTAGTAGGTCGGAAAAACGCCATTACCATTTTAGCTTCTTATTTTGTTTTATCTTATCTTTGGATTATTGGTCTAGTAGTTTTGCAAGTAATCACTCCGTGGAGTTTATTGGTTTTATTAAGTCTGAAAAAACCAATACATGCTATAAAATTGTTTAAACAAACAGAAAATCCAGTTCAAGTAGCACCAGCTATGAAAGACACCGCACTCACAAATACGATTTTTGTATTTCTATTAGGCATTGGTTTACTGATTGGCTATTATCTATAA